A genomic window from Streptomyces sp. HUAS YS2 includes:
- a CDS encoding NADH:flavin oxidoreductase: protein MTVTASPASRAAEILSRPVALNGLTVPNRIVMAPMTRMFSPGGVPGEDVRSYYARRAAAGVGLIVTEGTYVGHESAGQSDRVPRFHGEEQLAGWAKVAEAVHAEGGTIVPQLWHIGMVRNQGDAPYADAPAVGPSGIRVDGTEGAGKAMTQRDLDDVIGAFAEAAAAAERIGFDGVELHGAHGYLLDQFLWTRTNRRTDAYGGDSVARTRFAAEIVAAVRAAVSPDFPVIFRYSQWKQEAYDARLAETPQELEAILTPLAAAGVDAFHASTRRYWLPEFEGSDLNLAGWTKKLTGRPTITVGSVGLDGDFIHAFAGKGAELGSLDNLLDRLERDEFDLVAVGRALLQDPEWASKVLAGRTDELKPYDAAAMRTLS, encoded by the coding sequence GTGACCGTCACCGCGTCCCCCGCCTCCCGCGCGGCCGAGATCCTGTCCCGGCCCGTCGCGCTGAACGGCCTGACCGTCCCGAACCGCATCGTGATGGCGCCGATGACGCGCATGTTCTCCCCCGGCGGCGTTCCCGGCGAGGACGTGCGGTCCTACTACGCCCGCCGCGCGGCCGCCGGCGTCGGCCTGATCGTCACCGAGGGGACCTACGTCGGCCACGAGTCCGCCGGGCAGAGCGATCGTGTGCCGCGGTTCCACGGCGAGGAGCAGCTGGCGGGGTGGGCGAAGGTCGCCGAGGCCGTGCACGCGGAGGGCGGCACGATCGTCCCGCAGCTGTGGCACATCGGCATGGTGCGCAACCAGGGCGACGCACCCTACGCCGACGCCCCCGCGGTCGGCCCCTCCGGCATCCGCGTCGACGGCACCGAGGGTGCCGGCAAGGCGATGACCCAGCGCGACCTGGACGACGTCATCGGCGCCTTCGCCGAGGCCGCCGCGGCCGCCGAGCGCATCGGCTTCGACGGCGTCGAGCTGCACGGTGCCCACGGCTACCTCCTCGACCAGTTCCTCTGGACGCGGACGAACCGCCGCACGGATGCCTACGGCGGCGACTCCGTGGCCCGCACGCGGTTCGCGGCCGAGATCGTGGCCGCGGTCCGCGCAGCCGTCTCGCCCGACTTCCCGGTGATCTTCCGCTACTCCCAGTGGAAGCAGGAGGCCTACGACGCGAGGCTCGCCGAGACCCCGCAGGAGCTGGAGGCGATCCTGACGCCGCTCGCCGCAGCGGGCGTCGACGCCTTCCACGCCTCCACCCGCCGCTACTGGCTCCCGGAGTTCGAGGGTTCGGACCTGAACCTGGCCGGCTGGACCAAGAAGCTCACCGGCAGGCCCACCATCACGGTGGGCTCGGTCGGCCTCGACGGCGACTTCATCCACGCCTTCGCGGGCAAGGGCGCCGAGCTCGGCAGCCTCGACAACCTCCTCGACCGCCTGGAACGCGACGAGTTCGACCTGGTCGCCGTCGGCCGCGCCCTGCTCCAGGACCCGGAGTGGGCGTCCAAGGTCCTCGCGGGGCGGACCGACGAGCTGAAGCCGTACGACGCCGCGGCCATGCGGACGCTGAGCTAG
- a CDS encoding MarR family winged helix-turn-helix transcriptional regulator, with translation MEVLSMSLGAYYGDFTVAAASENLTASQGRALTVLRRGPAAMRALAQNLACDASNVTGIIDRLEKRGLVRREASASDRRVKNLVLTAEGERVTDAIRAKMHVTQEGLDSLSAEDRDRLHALLERAFVSRPVA, from the coding sequence ATGGAGGTGCTCTCGATGTCGCTCGGCGCCTACTACGGCGACTTCACGGTCGCGGCGGCGAGTGAGAACCTCACGGCGAGCCAGGGCAGGGCCCTGACCGTGCTGCGCCGGGGACCGGCCGCCATGCGCGCCCTGGCCCAGAACCTGGCCTGCGACGCCTCCAACGTGACTGGGATCATCGACCGGCTGGAGAAGCGCGGCCTCGTGCGCCGCGAGGCCAGTGCGTCCGACCGACGGGTCAAGAACCTGGTCCTCACGGCCGAGGGCGAGCGTGTCACCGACGCTATCCGCGCGAAGATGCACGTCACGCAGGAGGGCCTCGACAGTCTCAGCGCCGAGGACCGGGACCGCCTGCACGCCCTGCTGGAACGCGCCTTCGTCTCCCGTCCCGTCGCCTGA
- a CDS encoding metallophosphoesterase family protein, translating into MDRRSLLTSAAAGAVTSVTVVRTPAVAAPAAGPAAGRPVTAFNVISDIQGDLGDLGVALKDMAVTNPRSAGIAIAGDITPRGYDAEYAAVKAEFGRHSHPETVAWAIGNHEFYVPKWSSPTTLSQATWPNGTTEDSLFRSFYNFAGRNKVYAEHSFGGIPVLSIGTEKYMHYHDPTLWDEVWLSDEQFAWLEDRLAHWARLRRPVMVITHHPLPNTVSGTRNKLYMRDYLQAERLLGILGRHRDVFLFSGHTHWDLGLSDWYARRVVPGTANLDGFSVINTGAVQTGYTDNGQGGEASVPGTFNQGLQVEVFRHSVVIKARDFAAGTWLKQITVPLSTTM; encoded by the coding sequence ATGGATCGCAGATCCCTCCTCACCTCCGCTGCCGCCGGCGCGGTGACCTCGGTCACCGTCGTTCGGACGCCGGCGGTCGCCGCTCCCGCGGCCGGGCCGGCGGCCGGACGGCCCGTCACCGCGTTCAACGTCATCAGCGACATCCAGGGCGACCTCGGCGACCTCGGAGTGGCGCTGAAGGACATGGCCGTCACCAATCCGCGCAGCGCCGGGATCGCCATCGCGGGTGACATCACCCCGCGCGGCTACGACGCCGAGTACGCCGCGGTCAAGGCGGAGTTCGGGAGGCACAGCCACCCGGAGACGGTCGCGTGGGCCATCGGCAACCACGAGTTCTACGTACCCAAGTGGAGCAGCCCCACCACGCTGTCCCAGGCGACCTGGCCCAACGGCACCACCGAGGACTCGCTCTTCCGCAGCTTCTACAACTTCGCGGGACGCAACAAGGTCTACGCCGAGCACTCGTTCGGCGGCATCCCGGTGCTGAGCATCGGCACCGAGAAGTACATGCACTACCACGACCCCACGCTGTGGGACGAAGTCTGGCTCAGCGACGAGCAGTTCGCCTGGCTGGAGGACCGCCTGGCGCACTGGGCACGGCTGCGCAGGCCCGTCATGGTGATCACCCACCACCCGCTGCCCAACACCGTCTCCGGCACCCGCAACAAGCTGTACATGCGGGACTACCTGCAGGCGGAACGACTCTTGGGCATACTCGGACGCCACCGCGACGTGTTCCTGTTCAGCGGGCACACGCACTGGGACCTCGGCCTGTCCGACTGGTACGCGCGCAGAGTCGTCCCGGGCACCGCCAATCTCGACGGCTTCTCCGTGATCAACACGGGCGCGGTCCAGACCGGTTACACCGACAACGGCCAGGGTGGAGAGGCCTCGGTCCCGGGCACGTTCAACCAGGGCCTGCAGGTCGAGGTGTTCCGTCACAGCGTCGTGATCAAGGCGCGCGACTTCGCGGCCGGGACGTGGCTGAAGCAGATCACGGTCCCGCTGTCGACCACCATGTGA